From a single Maylandia zebra isolate NMK-2024a linkage group LG3, Mzebra_GT3a, whole genome shotgun sequence genomic region:
- the LOC143412393 gene encoding ladderlectin-like, giving the protein MKLLTVSALLCAMIALTTAANEVGKDGSESNPPGEHLLEKRSPCFWSPWGWTRYGNRYYHFFPNQLTWAQAQRHCQSLNANLASVRNLGEYQAIQRVILNGARNHVPTWIGGSDAQEERYWFWIDGTRFTYANWCHGEPNNFRGRENCLHMNWTGNLCMNDIPCDARYPFVCARKVRRSLE; this is encoded by the exons ATGAAGCTGCTGACTGTGTCTGCACTTCTTTGTGCAATGATCGCTCTGACCACTGCTGCCA ATGAAGTGGGTAAGGATGGGTCTGAATCAAATCCCCCAG GAGAGCATCTTCTTGAGAAGAGATCTCCATGTTTTTGGAGCCCCTGGGGTTGGACTAGATATGGAAACCGATACTATCACTTCTTTCCCAATCAACTGACTTGGGCTCAGGCGCAG AGACACTGTCAGTCCCTGAATGCAAATCTGGCGTCTGTGCGCAACCTCGGAGAGTACCAAGCGATTCAGAGGGTCATACTTAATGGTGCTCGTAATCATGTCCCTACATGGATTGGAGGCTCAGATGCTCAAGAG gAGCGTTATTGGTTTTGGATCGATGGAACCCGTTTCACATATGCAAACTGGTGTCACGGAGAGCCTAACAATTTCAGGGGCAGAGAGAACTGCCTGCATATGAATTGGACAg GAAACCTCTGTATGAATGACATACCCTGTGACGCCAGATACCCATTTGTCTGCGCCAGGAAAGTCAGACGATCTCTGGAATGA
- the LOC106674766 gene encoding ladderlectin — MKLLTVSALLCAMIALTTAANEVGKDGSESNPPGEHLLEKRSPCFWSPWGWTRYGNRYYHFFPNQLTWAQAQRHCQSLNANLASVRNLGEYQAIQRVILNGARNHVPTWIGGSDAQEERYWFWIDGTRFTYANWCHGEPNNVGGRENCLHMNWTGNLCMNDIPCDARYPFVCARKVRRSLE, encoded by the exons ATGAAGCTGCTGACTGTGTCTGCACTTCTTTGTGCAATGATCGCTCTGACCACTGCTGCCA ATGAAGTGGGTAAGGATGGGTCTGAATCAAATCCCCCAG GAGAGCATCTTCTTGAGAAGAGATCTCCATGTTTTTGGAGCCCCTGGGGTTGGACTAGATATGGAAACCGATACTATCACTTCTTTCCCAATCAACTGACTTGGGCTCAGGCGCAG AGACACTGTCAGTCCCTGAATGCAAATCTGGCGTCTGTGCGCAACCTCGGAGAGTACCAAGCGATTCAGAGGGTCATACTTAATGGTGCTCGTAATCATGTCCCTACATGGATTGGAGGCTCAGATGCTCAAGAG gAGCGTTATTGGTTTTGGATCGATGGAACCCGTTTCACATATGCAAACTGGTGTCACGGAGAGCCTAACAATGTCGGGGGCAGAGAGAACTGCCTGCATATGAATTGGACAg GAAACCTCTGTATGAATGACATACCCTGTGACGCCAGATACCCATTTGTCTGCGCCAGGAAAGTCAGACGATCTCTGGAATGA